Proteins from a single region of Micromonospora sp. WMMA1363:
- a CDS encoding ISAs1 family transposase: MSSSLTEIVLPHRPPSLPSPVVVTGSDRDSDRRSLFVALAVINDPRDPRGRRYPLVSVLAAAVCAVLAGACTFAAVADWMRFQDESVWTRLGFDGRVPAATTVWRLLIRLDAEVLSQVLACWLRERAGPVVIGGRRGRLVIAIDGKVARGARLADGRQVHLLSAYDTSTGIVLAQVQITAKSNEIPAFTPLLRLVAAVLGSLKDVLVVADALHAQTGHADLLASADAHLMVPIKANQPKLFAQLKALPWAQVPVGAQTRETGHGRKETRTVKALTVKTPGGLGFPNAEQAVRITRTRTIKGKTTRETEYLTISLPADQAQPADLGTWARSEWHIENRLHHVRDVTLREDAHQARTHNGPAVFATLRNTAIGYHHTDGATNIAEATRRASHRPHELIDAVTTGKPTVTSSNTTMQ, from the coding sequence ATGTCATCATCACTGACCGAGATCGTGCTGCCGCACCGACCCCCCAGCCTGCCGTCACCGGTTGTGGTCACCGGTAGCGACCGTGACAGTGACCGCCGCAGCTTGTTCGTGGCGTTGGCGGTCATCAACGACCCGCGCGATCCGCGGGGCCGGCGGTATCCGCTGGTCAGTGTCCTGGCGGCGGCGGTGTGCGCGGTACTCGCCGGGGCGTGCACGTTCGCCGCGGTCGCGGACTGGATGCGCTTCCAGGACGAGTCGGTGTGGACCCGGCTCGGGTTCGACGGCCGGGTACCGGCCGCGACGACGGTGTGGCGGCTGCTGATCCGGCTCGACGCCGAGGTGTTGTCGCAGGTCCTCGCGTGTTGGTTGCGGGAGCGGGCCGGGCCGGTCGTGATCGGCGGGCGCCGGGGGCGACTCGTCATCGCCATCGACGGGAAGGTCGCCCGGGGTGCCCGCCTCGCCGACGGGCGGCAGGTGCATCTGCTCTCGGCCTACGACACCAGCACCGGGATCGTGCTCGCCCAGGTTCAGATCACGGCGAAGTCGAACGAAATCCCGGCGTTCACCCCACTACTACGCCTGGTTGCGGCCGTGCTGGGATCCCTGAAGGACGTCCTGGTCGTCGCCGACGCGCTGCACGCCCAGACCGGGCACGCCGATCTGCTCGCCTCCGCCGACGCTCATCTGATGGTCCCGATCAAGGCCAACCAACCCAAGCTGTTCGCCCAGCTCAAGGCCCTGCCCTGGGCGCAGGTCCCGGTCGGGGCACAGACCCGCGAGACCGGTCACGGCCGCAAAGAGACCCGCACCGTCAAGGCACTCACCGTCAAGACCCCCGGCGGGCTGGGCTTTCCCAACGCCGAACAGGCCGTCCGGATCACCCGGACCCGCACGATCAAGGGCAAGACCACTCGCGAAACGGAGTACCTGACTATCTCGCTGCCCGCCGACCAGGCCCAACCCGCCGACCTCGGCACCTGGGCGCGCTCTGAATGGCATATCGAGAACCGCCTACATCACGTCCGAGACGTCACGCTACGTGAAGACGCCCACCAGGCCAGGACCCACAACGGTCCTGCCGTGTTCGCCACCCTCCGTAACACCGCAATCGGATACCACCACACCGACGGCGCCACCAACATCGCCGAAGCAACTCGCCGGGCCAGTCACCGCCCACACGAGCTCATCGACGCCGTGACTACCGGAAAACCGACCGTGACCAGCAGCAACACGACAATGCAATAG